One Roseimaritima multifibrata DNA window includes the following coding sequences:
- the tkt gene encoding transketolase yields the protein MSVATDLKKTAIDTIRTLSMDAVQEANSGHPGTPMALAPVAYQVYNEAMQYDPAEPNWPNRDRFVLSCGHASMLLYSMLHLCGVKATDADGNPTDKPSITLDDIKKFRQLDSPCAGHPEFGFAAGIETTTGPLGQGVSNSVGMAMASNWFAARYNTAEQTLFDYNVYALCSDGDLMEGIASEAASIAGHLKLSNLCWLYDDNHITIEGDTDLAFSEDVGKRFEGMGWNVLHVADANDTDALGKAIDQFKACEDRPTLIVVRSIIGYGAPHKQNTHGAHGAPLGWDEIALAKESYGLPADKKFYVADGVMEHFADGIGKRGAAASAAWNTTWSAYQKANPEKAAELKQVFAGGLPADWDSQIPTFEASEKGDATRNSSGKVLNAVASKIPWMIGGSADLAPSNKTNLDFDGAGDLLPTNYGGRNLHFGIREHAMAAICNGLSLSGLRAYGATFFVFTDYMRGAMRLSSIMHQPVMYILTHDSIGVGEDGPTHQPVEHLSACRAIPGLNVFRPGDSNETAECYRAAMNISDHPSAFVLSRQNMPTLCRDKYSAASGCAKGGYVLADCEGTPEVILMGSGSELSLCVDAYETLTAEGVKARVVSMPCIDLFEQQDCSYKESVLPIACTARVAVEAGLRQSWDRYIGLHGKFVGMIGYGASGPFDAVYSKFNITTEAVIEAAKKQL from the coding sequence ATGTCCGTCGCGACTGACCTGAAAAAAACCGCAATCGACACGATTCGCACCCTAAGTATGGATGCCGTTCAGGAAGCCAATAGCGGGCATCCAGGGACCCCTATGGCGTTGGCTCCGGTTGCTTACCAAGTCTATAACGAAGCGATGCAGTACGATCCTGCAGAGCCGAACTGGCCAAACCGTGACCGCTTTGTGCTTTCCTGCGGCCATGCTTCGATGTTGCTCTATTCCATGCTTCATCTGTGTGGTGTCAAAGCGACCGACGCCGACGGCAATCCAACGGATAAACCGTCGATCACGTTGGACGACATCAAGAAATTCCGCCAACTGGACAGTCCTTGTGCTGGGCACCCTGAATTTGGGTTTGCTGCCGGGATTGAAACGACAACCGGACCGCTCGGTCAGGGTGTCAGCAACAGCGTCGGGATGGCGATGGCATCCAATTGGTTTGCCGCTCGTTACAACACGGCCGAACAAACCTTGTTCGATTACAACGTCTACGCTCTGTGTAGCGACGGCGACCTGATGGAAGGGATCGCCAGCGAAGCGGCCTCGATCGCAGGGCACCTGAAACTGTCGAATCTGTGCTGGTTGTATGATGACAATCACATCACGATCGAAGGGGATACCGATCTAGCTTTCAGTGAAGATGTTGGCAAGCGTTTTGAAGGAATGGGCTGGAACGTCCTGCACGTTGCGGATGCGAACGATACCGATGCTTTGGGTAAAGCGATCGATCAGTTCAAAGCTTGCGAAGATCGCCCAACGTTGATCGTTGTCCGCAGCATCATCGGCTACGGGGCTCCTCACAAGCAAAACACGCATGGGGCTCACGGCGCGCCGCTCGGTTGGGACGAAATCGCCCTCGCCAAAGAAAGCTACGGCCTTCCTGCTGACAAAAAATTCTATGTCGCCGACGGGGTCATGGAACACTTTGCCGATGGCATTGGCAAACGAGGCGCTGCGGCTTCGGCAGCCTGGAACACCACCTGGAGTGCCTATCAGAAAGCGAATCCCGAAAAGGCTGCCGAACTGAAGCAAGTCTTTGCTGGTGGGCTGCCTGCTGACTGGGACAGTCAAATCCCGACGTTCGAAGCAAGCGAAAAAGGGGATGCAACCCGCAACAGTAGCGGCAAGGTTTTGAACGCGGTTGCTTCAAAAATTCCTTGGATGATTGGTGGCTCGGCCGACTTGGCACCAAGTAACAAAACCAACCTAGATTTTGACGGTGCCGGTGACCTTTTGCCAACCAATTACGGTGGGCGGAACTTGCACTTCGGGATCCGTGAACACGCGATGGCCGCGATCTGTAACGGCCTGTCGTTGTCGGGGCTGCGAGCCTATGGTGCGACTTTCTTTGTCTTTACCGATTACATGCGTGGTGCAATGCGGCTGAGCAGCATCATGCACCAGCCGGTGATGTACATCCTGACGCATGATTCGATCGGCGTCGGCGAAGACGGACCGACCCATCAACCTGTCGAGCATTTGTCGGCATGCCGAGCCATCCCAGGACTGAACGTTTTCCGTCCCGGTGATTCGAATGAAACGGCCGAGTGTTATCGTGCTGCGATGAACATTTCCGATCATCCCTCGGCCTTTGTGCTTTCCCGTCAGAACATGCCAACCTTGTGCCGCGACAAATACAGCGCAGCATCTGGATGTGCCAAAGGTGGCTATGTGCTGGCCGACTGCGAAGGAACACCTGAGGTCATCTTGATGGGCTCCGGCAGCGAACTGTCGTTGTGTGTCGATGCTTACGAAACGCTGACCGCCGAAGGGGTCAAAGCCCGAGTCGTCAGCATGCCATGCATCGATTTGTTCGAGCAACAGGATTGCAGCTATAAGGAATCGGTTTTGCCGATCGCTTGTACCGCTCGCGTTGCCGTCGAAGCCGGTCTGCGTCAGTCTTGGGATCGTTACATCGGCTTGCACGGTAAATTTGTTGGTATGATCGGTTACGGTGCTTCCGGCCCGTTCGATGCTGTTTACAGCAAGTTCAACATCACGACCGAAGCGGTCATTGAAGCCGCTAAGAAGCAGTTGTAG
- a CDS encoding deoxyribonuclease IV, translating to MAIFGAHMSIAGGLYKAIERALAVDMQTLQIFTKNNNQWAAKPLTDEAIDQWKTAFAESKLKQPIAHASYLINLAAPDPALWQKSIDALVIELQRADQLQIDGLVLHPGAFTTSDEATGIARVIEGILAAFEAYPPEHCRLLLENTAGQGSCLGHTMDHLGQMIAGLPEDAPIGVCIDTCHAFAAGYAIETKAGFKQLKADIKTHLPAGSIRALHLNDSKKPCGSRVDRHDHIGLGLIGIEGFRNVLNDAMFKKLPGYLETPKGIDEESGEDWDVINLRALREVVK from the coding sequence ATGGCCATTTTTGGAGCCCACATGTCAATCGCTGGTGGGCTGTATAAGGCCATCGAACGAGCCTTGGCTGTGGATATGCAGACGCTGCAGATCTTCACCAAGAACAACAACCAGTGGGCTGCAAAGCCGTTGACGGATGAAGCCATTGATCAGTGGAAGACGGCTTTTGCTGAATCGAAACTCAAACAGCCGATCGCACACGCTTCGTATTTGATCAATTTAGCGGCTCCCGATCCGGCACTTTGGCAAAAGTCGATCGATGCCTTGGTGATCGAATTGCAGCGAGCCGATCAGTTGCAGATCGACGGGCTGGTCCTGCACCCGGGGGCCTTCACGACCAGTGACGAAGCGACCGGGATCGCGCGAGTCATCGAAGGGATCTTGGCCGCTTTCGAAGCTTACCCACCAGAGCATTGCCGACTGCTGTTAGAGAATACTGCGGGCCAAGGTTCCTGTCTGGGACATACCATGGATCACCTTGGCCAGATGATTGCCGGGCTTCCTGAAGACGCGCCGATCGGGGTTTGTATCGATACCTGCCATGCGTTTGCGGCCGGGTACGCGATCGAAACGAAAGCCGGTTTCAAGCAGTTGAAGGCGGATATCAAAACGCATTTGCCTGCTGGCAGTATCCGGGCATTGCATTTAAACGATAGTAAGAAACCGTGTGGGTCGCGTGTCGATCGCCACGACCATATCGGTTTAGGGCTGATCGGAATCGAAGGTTTTCGCAACGTCCTGAACGATGCGATGTTCAAGAAACTGCCTGGATATCTGGAAACCCCCAAAGGTATCGACGAAGAATCGGGTGAGGACTGGGACGTTATCAACCTCCGTGCGTTGCGGGAAGTCGTTAAGTAG